The following proteins are encoded in a genomic region of Catellatospora sp. TT07R-123:
- a CDS encoding DUF742 domain-containing protein codes for MDGSSAPAGGGWAQEDAGPTVRPYAMTSGRTRPARGAFDLISIVMALRSPAAHDGTVPEAEQILRCCQLPVSVAELAARLDLPAGTVKVLLGDLLAQQLIATRSPAPDLGTPNRPILQAVIHGLRAL; via the coding sequence ATGGACGGCAGCAGCGCCCCCGCCGGCGGCGGGTGGGCCCAGGAGGACGCCGGACCGACGGTCCGGCCGTACGCGATGACCTCCGGCCGCACCCGCCCGGCGCGGGGCGCGTTCGACCTGATCTCCATCGTGATGGCGCTGCGGTCCCCCGCCGCGCACGACGGCACCGTGCCGGAGGCCGAGCAGATCCTGCGGTGCTGCCAGCTGCCGGTATCGGTGGCCGAGCTCGCCGCCCGCCTCGACCTGCCGGCGGGCACCGTCAAGGTGCTGCTGGGCGATCTGCTCGCCCAGCAGCTCATCGCCACCAGATCCCCCGCGCCGGACCTCGGTACGCCGAACCGGCCCATCCTCCAGGCGGTCATCCATGGACTCCGCGCTCTCTGA
- a CDS encoding ATP/GTP-binding protein, with product MDSALSDIPADMTYTLPTAVKILIAGHFGVGKTTMVGSVSEILPLRTEELLTDAGVGIDDLSGVEAKNTTTVAMDFGRITISDDLVLYLFGTPGQERFSFVWDELSLGALGAVVLADTRRLKDSWASIGYFEQRQTPFVVAVNCFDDGEQYTPADVQLALNLEPQVPVLLCDARRRDSSKQVLVRLVEHVLSGA from the coding sequence ATGGACTCCGCGCTCTCTGACATCCCGGCCGACATGACGTACACCCTGCCCACCGCCGTGAAGATCCTCATCGCGGGGCACTTCGGGGTCGGCAAGACCACCATGGTCGGGTCGGTCAGCGAGATCCTGCCGCTGCGCACGGAGGAGCTGCTCACCGACGCCGGGGTCGGCATCGACGACCTGTCCGGGGTCGAGGCCAAGAACACCACCACCGTCGCGATGGACTTCGGACGGATCACCATCAGCGACGACCTGGTGCTGTACCTGTTCGGCACGCCCGGCCAGGAGCGGTTCTCGTTCGTGTGGGACGAGCTGTCACTGGGTGCGCTGGGCGCGGTCGTGCTGGCCGACACCCGGCGGCTGAAGGACAGCTGGGCCAGCATCGGCTACTTCGAGCAGCGGCAGACGCCGTTCGTGGTCGCGGTCAACTGCTTCGACGACGGGGAGCAGTACACCCCGGCCGACGTGCAGCTGGCGCTCAACCTGGAGCCGCAGGTGCCGGTGCTGCTGTGCGACGCCCGCCGCCGCGACTCCTCCAAGCAGGTGCTGGTCCGCCTCGTGGAGCACGTGCTGTCCGGAGCGTGA
- a CDS encoding nitrate- and nitrite sensing domain-containing protein gives MRRPRNPGLRNKIVAVLASLVALWAFAAYVTVGEGVSLVWLATLEQQVAKPTEALIAAVQEERRESAAYAAAGTAGSRTALEAARATTDQAVAKLRHALEGTAARWSTSAASDARLADLLTGLDTLRTHRAALDAGRVDRIATTDYFTGLTQLGFDVYDTYTAWDDSEVIYHTSTLVLLTHSQEMISREDAVVAGVIGANRFGETDRAALTQLVGAQRYLSRQVADRLPMPDRGEYQKLLGGPELAGLRLLEEQLMSARPGAAPSADAGTWRAATTGAIEALRTLVLKLADLTVVRFRGAAIWIIVRLVLAAGLGLVAVVASIRFTIRSLRNLQDQLAELRVAALDLAQQRLPRVVERLRLGEEVDVAEAAPPLAYGADDIGQVGHAFNEVQQTAIQATVDQAALRRNVRDVFLSLAHRIQALVHRQLKLIDHMERQAVTDSELADLFRIDHLATRMRRNAENLIVLAGVPASRTWGGPVPLIDVIRAALAEVEDYPRVRLRSADTAAVAGRAVGDLIHLLAELMENALSFSPPTTVVVVTGRAVPTGYLIEIEDRGLGMTDLDLAEANRQLADPPEFQLAAAARLGFYVVGRLAQRHRIEVRLRRSAGDGVIAAVLVDEAFLGGDGTGTDRPHERLLATVAAATAVAPPLRDVPAADAVRADTPPGGTPALPGAPAPDTAYTPAGLPWRDKRPKHPAPPPPGLIPRPRDLHELEKAAAAYPNGRTPEEVGRFLAAYVNAVQQGRERAERSGPAAG, from the coding sequence ATGAGAAGACCGCGCAACCCCGGTCTCCGGAACAAGATCGTCGCCGTACTGGCGTCGCTGGTGGCGCTGTGGGCGTTCGCCGCCTACGTCACCGTGGGCGAGGGCGTCAGCCTGGTATGGCTGGCCACGCTGGAGCAGCAGGTCGCCAAGCCGACCGAGGCGCTGATCGCGGCGGTGCAGGAGGAGCGGCGCGAGTCGGCCGCCTACGCCGCGGCGGGCACGGCCGGGTCGCGTACCGCGCTGGAGGCCGCGCGCGCCACGACCGATCAGGCGGTGGCGAAGCTGCGGCACGCGCTGGAGGGCACCGCGGCGCGCTGGTCGACCAGCGCCGCCAGCGACGCCCGCCTGGCCGACCTGCTCACGGGCCTGGACACGCTGCGGACGCACCGGGCCGCGCTGGACGCCGGCCGGGTGGACCGGATCGCGACCACGGACTACTTCACCGGCCTGACCCAGCTCGGCTTCGACGTGTACGACACCTACACCGCCTGGGACGACTCCGAGGTCATCTACCACACCTCGACGCTGGTCCTGCTCACCCACAGCCAGGAGATGATCTCGCGGGAGGACGCGGTGGTCGCCGGGGTCATCGGCGCGAACCGCTTCGGCGAGACCGACCGGGCCGCGCTCACCCAGCTCGTCGGCGCCCAGCGGTACCTGTCCCGGCAGGTCGCCGACCGGCTGCCGATGCCCGACCGGGGCGAGTACCAGAAGCTGCTGGGCGGGCCCGAACTGGCCGGGCTGCGCCTGCTGGAGGAGCAGCTGATGTCGGCCCGGCCGGGAGCGGCGCCGTCGGCCGACGCGGGCACGTGGCGGGCCGCGACCACCGGTGCGATCGAGGCGCTGCGCACGCTGGTGCTGAAACTGGCCGACCTGACCGTGGTCCGGTTCCGGGGCGCCGCGATCTGGATCATCGTCCGGCTGGTGCTGGCCGCGGGCCTGGGGCTGGTCGCGGTGGTCGCGTCGATCCGGTTCACCATCCGATCGCTGCGCAACCTGCAGGACCAGCTCGCCGAGCTGCGCGTGGCGGCGCTGGACCTGGCGCAGCAGCGGCTGCCCCGGGTGGTGGAGCGGCTGCGGCTGGGCGAGGAGGTCGACGTCGCCGAGGCCGCGCCGCCGCTGGCGTACGGGGCCGACGACATCGGGCAGGTCGGGCACGCCTTCAACGAGGTGCAGCAGACCGCGATCCAGGCCACCGTCGACCAGGCGGCGCTGCGGCGCAACGTACGCGACGTGTTCCTGAGCCTCGCCCACCGCATCCAGGCGCTGGTGCACCGCCAGCTCAAACTCATCGACCACATGGAACGCCAGGCCGTCACCGACTCCGAGCTGGCCGACCTGTTCCGCATCGACCACCTGGCCACCCGGATGCGCCGCAACGCCGAGAACCTGATCGTGCTCGCCGGGGTGCCCGCCAGCCGCACCTGGGGCGGCCCGGTGCCGCTGATCGACGTCATCCGGGCCGCGCTGGCCGAGGTCGAGGACTACCCCCGGGTGCGGCTGCGCTCGGCCGACACCGCGGCCGTGGCCGGGCGGGCCGTCGGGGACCTGATCCACCTGCTGGCCGAGCTGATGGAGAACGCGCTGTCGTTCTCCCCGCCGACCACGGTCGTCGTGGTCACCGGCCGCGCCGTGCCCACCGGGTACCTCATCGAGATCGAGGACCGGGGCCTGGGCATGACCGATCTCGACCTGGCCGAGGCCAACCGGCAGCTGGCCGACCCGCCGGAGTTCCAGCTCGCCGCCGCCGCCCGCCTCGGCTTCTACGTGGTGGGCCGCCTGGCCCAGCGCCACCGCATCGAGGTGCGGCTGCGCCGCTCGGCCGGCGACGGCGTCATCGCCGCAGTGCTGGTGGACGAGGCGTTCCTGGGCGGCGACGGCACCGGCACCGACCGGCCGCACGAGCGGCTGCTGGCCACCGTCGCGGCGGCCACCGCCGTCGCCCCGCCGTTGCGGGACGTGCCCGCCGCCGACGCCGTACGCGCCGACACGCCGCCCGGCGGCACCCCGGCGCTGCCCGGCGCGCCCGCACCCGACACCGCGTACACCCCCGCCGGGCTGCCCTGGCGGGACAAACGCCCCAAGCACCCGGCGCCACCACCGCCGGGCCTGATCCCGCGACCGCGGGACCTGCACGAACTGGAAAAGGCGGCGGCCGCGTACCCGAACGGTCGCACGCCGGAAGAGGTCGGCCGGTTCCTGGCCGCCTACGTCAACGCGGTCCAGCAGGGCCGCGAGCGCGCCGAGCGGTCCGGACCCGCCGCCGGCTGA
- a CDS encoding helix-turn-helix transcriptional regulator, whose translation MFETFGVSRLAESAYRMLLTAPGLTRADLDRALDAAAAPALAELAERGLVTATADGSLRVEPPERAMDLLIAREEAAIEARRAALAGLREGVGDMVAEFVGGRSEAFGDLLEQVTGDDAVRSRLYQIATGARREVWTVNPGPAPSARAIAASRAMDQVSRARGVRSRSVFATEAATDAPMRAYLAETVAAGDEVRLHPDPPLLLFIVDGELAVLPADLDRPGRCALVLKSAALVQPLIMLYQQLWRSAQPLEPGRDWESDTERLHRIVALLGEGQKDEAIARRLGLSVRTVRRLISSAVEGLGADSRFQAGVHAVRRGWVPAAE comes from the coding sequence ATGTTCGAGACGTTCGGGGTGTCCCGGCTCGCCGAATCCGCGTACCGGATGCTGCTGACCGCTCCCGGCCTGACCCGCGCGGACCTGGACCGCGCGCTGGACGCCGCCGCCGCGCCCGCGCTGGCCGAACTGGCCGAGCGCGGGCTCGTCACGGCCACGGCCGACGGGTCGCTGCGCGTCGAGCCGCCCGAACGGGCGATGGACCTGCTCATCGCCCGCGAGGAGGCCGCGATCGAGGCGCGGCGGGCCGCGCTGGCAGGGCTGCGCGAGGGGGTCGGCGACATGGTCGCCGAGTTCGTCGGCGGGCGCAGCGAGGCCTTCGGCGACCTGCTGGAGCAGGTCACGGGCGACGACGCGGTGCGATCGCGGCTGTACCAGATCGCGACCGGCGCCCGGCGGGAGGTGTGGACGGTCAATCCGGGACCGGCGCCGTCGGCGCGGGCGATCGCGGCCAGCCGGGCGATGGACCAGGTCAGCCGGGCCCGTGGCGTACGCAGCCGGTCGGTGTTCGCGACCGAGGCGGCCACCGACGCGCCGATGCGGGCGTACCTGGCCGAGACGGTCGCCGCCGGGGACGAGGTGCGGCTGCACCCGGACCCGCCGCTGCTGCTGTTCATCGTGGACGGGGAGCTGGCCGTGCTGCCGGCCGACCTGGACCGGCCGGGCCGGTGCGCGCTGGTGCTCAAGAGCGCCGCCCTGGTCCAGCCGCTGATCATGCTGTACCAGCAGCTGTGGCGCTCGGCGCAGCCGTTGGAACCGGGCCGCGACTGGGAGTCCGACACCGAGCGGCTGCACCGGATCGTGGCGCTGCTCGGCGAGGGGCAGAAGGACGAGGCGATCGCGCGGCGGCTCGGGCTGTCGGTGCGTACGGTGCGGCGGCTCATCTCCTCGGCCGTGGAGGGGCTGGGGGCAGACAGCCGGTTCCAGGCCGGGGTGCACGCCGTACGCCGCGGCTGGGTGCCCGCAGCCGAGTGA
- a CDS encoding GNAT family N-acetyltransferase, translating into MNTGSGPVIRLAGAEVVDALGPLWIALHQHHRSVAPHLAMYDDDRSWRLRRELYRQWITEPGSFVLLAELGGEPVGYAFVHVFDGPDDSWVSGDRIAELETLSVAPAHRGQGLGTRLLDGVDVRLDELGIGDLYIGALATNLAAQRVYERRGLRPLMVKYARLAASPQPR; encoded by the coding sequence GTGAACACGGGAAGCGGACCGGTGATCCGGCTGGCCGGCGCGGAGGTCGTCGACGCGCTCGGGCCGCTGTGGATCGCGCTGCACCAGCACCACCGCAGCGTCGCGCCCCACCTGGCCATGTACGACGACGACCGGTCGTGGCGGCTGCGCCGCGAGCTGTACCGGCAGTGGATCACCGAGCCGGGCTCGTTCGTGCTGCTGGCCGAGCTCGGTGGTGAGCCGGTCGGGTACGCGTTCGTGCACGTGTTCGACGGCCCCGACGACAGCTGGGTGTCCGGCGACCGCATCGCCGAGCTGGAGACCCTGTCGGTGGCGCCCGCACACCGGGGGCAGGGGCTGGGCACCCGGCTGCTGGACGGGGTCGACGTGCGGCTGGACGAGCTGGGCATCGGTGACCTGTACATCGGCGCGCTGGCCACGAACCTGGCCGCGCAGCGCGTGTACGAGCGCCGCGGCCTGCGCCCCCTGATGGTCAAGTACGCCCGGCTGGCCGCCTCGCCGCAACCGCGCTGA
- a CDS encoding roadblock/LC7 domain-containing protein yields the protein MSDKTATANADLAWLVDDLVHRVVEARYAVILSTDGLLVAASRGLERGDAEHLAAAAAGMSSLARGAGRHFGDSVVRRTMIEFGTGYLFVTSAGNGACLAVVTGTGIDVGVAAYEMEMLVVRVGQYITTPMRAPSVQAR from the coding sequence ATGTCCGACAAGACAGCCACCGCCAACGCCGACCTAGCCTGGCTGGTCGACGACCTCGTCCACCGCGTCGTGGAAGCCCGCTACGCCGTGATCCTGTCCACCGACGGGCTGCTGGTCGCGGCCTCGCGGGGCCTGGAGCGCGGCGACGCCGAGCACCTGGCCGCAGCCGCGGCCGGGATGAGCAGCCTGGCCCGGGGCGCGGGCCGCCACTTCGGCGACAGCGTCGTACGCCGCACGATGATCGAGTTCGGGACCGGGTACCTGTTCGTCACCTCGGCGGGCAACGGCGCCTGCCTGGCGGTGGTGACCGGCACCGGCATCGACGTCGGCGTCGCCGCGTACGAGATGGAGATGCTCGTCGTGCGGGTCGGGCAGTACATCACCACGCCGATGCGCGCCCCCTCGGTGCAGGCCCGCTGA
- a CDS encoding VOC family protein: MAANFQISVDCADPHALARFWAQALEWEVERHGDFIKQMLDAGHATPADVITLDGELVWSTAAAIRDPQAPVNGRGSPVRSRMIFQVVPEGKTAKNRFHLDVNFEGVDKEVTAARMEQLGAKRLWDGQQGPHSWIAMADPEGNEFCVS, encoded by the coding sequence ATGGCAGCGAACTTTCAGATCTCGGTCGACTGCGCCGACCCGCACGCCCTGGCCCGGTTCTGGGCGCAGGCGCTGGAGTGGGAGGTGGAGCGGCACGGCGACTTCATCAAGCAGATGCTGGACGCCGGGCACGCCACCCCAGCCGACGTGATCACACTCGACGGCGAGCTGGTGTGGAGCACGGCCGCGGCGATCCGCGATCCGCAGGCGCCGGTGAACGGGCGCGGCTCCCCGGTCCGGTCCCGGATGATCTTCCAGGTGGTGCCGGAGGGCAAGACGGCCAAGAACCGGTTCCACCTGGACGTGAACTTCGAGGGGGTCGACAAGGAGGTCACGGCGGCGCGGATGGAGCAGCTGGGCGCGAAGCGGCTGTGGGACGGGCAGCAGGGTCCGCACTCGTGGATCGCGATGGCCGACCCGGAGGGCAACGAGTTCTGCGTGTCCTGA